The following coding sequences are from one Biomphalaria glabrata chromosome 8, xgBioGlab47.1, whole genome shotgun sequence window:
- the LOC129927722 gene encoding uncharacterized protein LOC129927722, whose amino-acid sequence MIDTDTVKSGHEQTRTGSVRRVVGVRPGHEKSATSRPATSMRGNLSELSKLLHERAIDVALLQETLTGKRNASITGYSAFKCKCTDCRGLITYVRNNLVATQIPGPRVHGRTDAITLEVHKLGRKLTVTNLYNPPKHDISLEYDCTNINTHNVIAGDFNAKSQQWGYDSTDSSGHKIHELLNNSNLFCLQNKHTPPTLYHTGNGSQSRPDLTLITANLESHTQFQVLDDIGSDHRPILVTIALSEASGVTPKAPRRWSYTKANWPAYEAAVNTALMNIAVEDRDVDIIYGEITAAMLGAAKRFVPRTYPGVRQKRVWSQELNKLVLRRKRARRLAERKGTPEIRREYNRLCRATSELARRVRSDHWNAACAGMDLRDTSKAWRLLRNLEAKDTARTAAPLLSPGGPVSTVTKMAGLLNRHFAKHKPEKKSAMSKALNKERKRLEREPDEPESQATCNAPFCRAELDRAIAKCKNRKAPGPDKVTPEMEYNSN is encoded by the exons ATGATTGACACAGACACAGTAAAAAGCGGGCACGAGCAGACCCGAACAGGCTCCGTGCGCCGGGTAGTGGGCGTCAGGCCTGGACACGAAAAGTCAGCTACTAGTCGCCCCGCGACCTCGATGAGGGGGAATTTGTCAG agcTCTCAAAACTCCTCCACGAGAGGGCAATAGACGTGGCTTTACTACAAGAGACACTAACTGGCAAACGCAATGCCAGTATTACCGGTTATAGTGCATTTAAGTGCAAATGCACAGACTGCCGGGGGCTCATCACTTATGTACGCAACAACCTGGTTGCTACACAAATCCCCGGTCCACGAGTGCATGGGCGTACCGACGCCATCACCCTTGAAGTACATAAACTCGGGCGTAAACTCACAGTAACTAATCTGTACAACCCCCCCAAGCATGACATTAGCCTCGAATATGACTGTACTAATATCAACACTCACAACGTCATCGCTGGAGACTTTAATGCTAAGTCTCAGCAGTGGGGCTATGATTCAACCGACTCATCGGGACATAAAATCCATGAACTCCTTAATAACTCTAATTTGTTCTGTCTGCAAAATAAACATACTCCCCCAACTCTATACCATACCGGAAATGGCAGCCAATCTAGACCAGACCTTACTCTAATTACAGCTAATCTAGAATCACATACTCAGTTTCAAGTCCTAGATGACATTGGAAGTGACCATAGACCCATATTAGTCACAATTGCCCTCTCAGAGGCCAGTGGTGTAACCCCAAAAGCCCCGCGTAGATGGAGTTACACCAAGGCGAACTGGCCAGCCTACGAGGCAGCAGTTAACACTGCCCTTATGAATATTGCAGTGGAGGATAGGGACGTTGACATCATATACGGCGAAATAACAGCAGCTATGTTGGGTGCGGCCAAGAGGTTTGTCCCGCGGACTTATCCTGGCGTAAGGCAGAAACGCGTGTGGTCTCAGGAATTGAATAAGCTGGTCCTGAGACGTAAGCGAGCCCGGAGGCTTGCTGAACGGAAGGGTACCCCTGAAATCCGGCGGGAGTACAATCGGCTCTGTAGAGCCACGAGTGAACTGGCCCGACGCGTCCGGTCGGACCATTGGAACGCTGCCTGCGCCGGGATGGATCTTCGGGATACCTCGAAAGCCTGGCGTCTTCTGCGAAACCTAGAGGCCAAAGACACAGCGCGAACGGCTGCCCCTCTATTGTCACCCGGAGGGCCGGTCTCGACGGTAACCAAAATGGCCGGCTTGTTGAATCGACATTTTGCTAAACACAAGCCCGAAAAGAAGTCTGCCATGTCCAAAGCCCTCAACAAAGAACGTAAGAGGCTCGAGAGGGAGCCAGATGAGCCGGAAAGCCAAGCAACGTGCAACGCGCCCTTCTGtcgtgctgagctggacagagcgatagcTAAGTGCAAAAATCGAAAAGCTCCTGGGCCAGACAAGGTTACCCCCGAGATG gAATATAATTCtaattag
- the LOC129927675 gene encoding uncharacterized protein LOC129927675 isoform X1 — protein sequence MRPLEQVHVINLHLEDLRSIGHKLDILQDLISNVVREGEAWLEVMDETPTFSQFNQYLSNESSRCLQTCLDIAAGHSRFDEVRADISTMKLSQKTSEENFSVLSEKFEHLAQSLSKKIKYLERENRNQEQLIQELARKQTFTETENSLKFDDYQRELMAASDFIKVETEYLSEKVDKCEERNEAILGTQTFQNVEKKVSDLEEKILRFDSSTSTEAFCLQVKGMKKTDLKRDTTLQLFNHVVNLSLSPHFNKETGVYRVPHDGIYLVCLMVENLTSKRVQLHVYRKTKCGQETPLLFSQSYVKKCTSYSGVPVHMQKDDEMYIKSTEDYTGLKLGNNSFFWCVLIKKT from the exons ATGCGACCTCTAGAACAAGTACACGTTattaatttacatctagaagATCTACGCAGTATCGGACACAAATTGGATATACTTCAAGATTTGATCAGTaat GTTGTACGTGAAGGGGAAGCTTGGCTGGAAGTGATGGACGAGACGCCAACGTTTTCCCAGTTCAATCAATATTTGAGCAATGAAAGCTCTCGCTGTCTTCAAACTTGTTTGGATATCGCAG CAGGCCACTCACGATTCGACGAAGTCCGCGCAGACATTTCAACAATGAAACTTTCTCAAAAGACTTCTGAAGAGAACTTTTCTGTTTTAAGTGAAAAATTTGAGCACCTAGCACAATCCCTttccaagaaaataaaatatttggaaaGAGAGAATAGAAACCAAGAACAATTAATTCAAGAGTTGGCCCGGAAACAAACATTTACTGAGACTGAGAATAGCTTGAAATTTGACGACTATCAGAGAGAACTTATGGCAGCCAGTGACTTCATCAAAGTAGAAACTGAATATTTGTCAGAGAAAGTGGATAAATGTGAAGAGAGAAATGAGGCAATTCTAGGGACTCAGACATTTCAGAATGTTGAAAAGAAAGTTTCAGATCTAGAAGAAAAA ATTCTCAGATTCg ACTCCTCTACAAGTACAGAAGCTTTTTGTCTGCAAGTGAAAGGAATGAAGAAGACAGATCTCAAGAGAGATACCACATTACAACTTTTCAATCATGTTGTCAACTTGTCACTCTCCCCCCACTTCAACAAAGAGACAGGTGTTTACAGAGTTCCTCATGACGGGATCTATCTGGTGTGTCTGATGGTGGAGAACTTAACGTCCAAGAGAGTTCAGCTCCATGTTTACCGTAAAACTAAATGTGGTCAGGAGACTCCACTTCTGTTCTCTCAGTCTTATGTTAAGAAGTGTACCTCCTACAGTGGTGTACCTGTACACATGCAGAAAGATGACGAGATGTACATTAAGTCAACTGAGGATTATACAGGTCTGAAATTGGGGAACAATTCATTCTTCTGGTGTGTACTCATCAAAAAGACCTGA
- the LOC129927675 gene encoding uncharacterized protein LOC129927675 isoform X2 yields the protein MRPLEQVHVINLHLEDLRSIGHKLDILQDLISNVVREGEAWLEVMDETPTFSQFNQYLSNESSRCLQTCLDIAGHSRFDEVRADISTMKLSQKTSEENFSVLSEKFEHLAQSLSKKIKYLERENRNQEQLIQELARKQTFTETENSLKFDDYQRELMAASDFIKVETEYLSEKVDKCEERNEAILGTQTFQNVEKKVSDLEEKILRFDSSTSTEAFCLQVKGMKKTDLKRDTTLQLFNHVVNLSLSPHFNKETGVYRVPHDGIYLVCLMVENLTSKRVQLHVYRKTKCGQETPLLFSQSYVKKCTSYSGVPVHMQKDDEMYIKSTEDYTGLKLGNNSFFWCVLIKKT from the exons ATGCGACCTCTAGAACAAGTACACGTTattaatttacatctagaagATCTACGCAGTATCGGACACAAATTGGATATACTTCAAGATTTGATCAGTaat GTTGTACGTGAAGGGGAAGCTTGGCTGGAAGTGATGGACGAGACGCCAACGTTTTCCCAGTTCAATCAATATTTGAGCAATGAAAGCTCTCGCTGTCTTCAAACTTGTTTGGATATCGCAG GCCACTCACGATTCGACGAAGTCCGCGCAGACATTTCAACAATGAAACTTTCTCAAAAGACTTCTGAAGAGAACTTTTCTGTTTTAAGTGAAAAATTTGAGCACCTAGCACAATCCCTttccaagaaaataaaatatttggaaaGAGAGAATAGAAACCAAGAACAATTAATTCAAGAGTTGGCCCGGAAACAAACATTTACTGAGACTGAGAATAGCTTGAAATTTGACGACTATCAGAGAGAACTTATGGCAGCCAGTGACTTCATCAAAGTAGAAACTGAATATTTGTCAGAGAAAGTGGATAAATGTGAAGAGAGAAATGAGGCAATTCTAGGGACTCAGACATTTCAGAATGTTGAAAAGAAAGTTTCAGATCTAGAAGAAAAA ATTCTCAGATTCg ACTCCTCTACAAGTACAGAAGCTTTTTGTCTGCAAGTGAAAGGAATGAAGAAGACAGATCTCAAGAGAGATACCACATTACAACTTTTCAATCATGTTGTCAACTTGTCACTCTCCCCCCACTTCAACAAAGAGACAGGTGTTTACAGAGTTCCTCATGACGGGATCTATCTGGTGTGTCTGATGGTGGAGAACTTAACGTCCAAGAGAGTTCAGCTCCATGTTTACCGTAAAACTAAATGTGGTCAGGAGACTCCACTTCTGTTCTCTCAGTCTTATGTTAAGAAGTGTACCTCCTACAGTGGTGTACCTGTACACATGCAGAAAGATGACGAGATGTACATTAAGTCAACTGAGGATTATACAGGTCTGAAATTGGGGAACAATTCATTCTTCTGGTGTGTACTCATCAAAAAGACCTGA
- the LOC129927675 gene encoding uncharacterized protein LOC129927675 isoform X4 codes for MKLSQKTSEENFSVLSEKFEHLAQSLSKKIKYLERENRNQEQLIQELARKQTFTETENSLKFDDYQRELMAASDFIKVETEYLSEKVDKCEERNEAILGTQTFQNVEKKVSDLEEKILRFDSSTSTEAFCLQVKGMKKTDLKRDTTLQLFNHVVNLSLSPHFNKETGVYRVPHDGIYLVCLMVENLTSKRVQLHVYRKTKCGQETPLLFSQSYVKKCTSYSGVPVHMQKDDEMYIKSTEDYTGLKLGNNSFFWCVLIKKT; via the exons ATGAAACTTTCTCAAAAGACTTCTGAAGAGAACTTTTCTGTTTTAAGTGAAAAATTTGAGCACCTAGCACAATCCCTttccaagaaaataaaatatttggaaaGAGAGAATAGAAACCAAGAACAATTAATTCAAGAGTTGGCCCGGAAACAAACATTTACTGAGACTGAGAATAGCTTGAAATTTGACGACTATCAGAGAGAACTTATGGCAGCCAGTGACTTCATCAAAGTAGAAACTGAATATTTGTCAGAGAAAGTGGATAAATGTGAAGAGAGAAATGAGGCAATTCTAGGGACTCAGACATTTCAGAATGTTGAAAAGAAAGTTTCAGATCTAGAAGAAAAA ATTCTCAGATTCg ACTCCTCTACAAGTACAGAAGCTTTTTGTCTGCAAGTGAAAGGAATGAAGAAGACAGATCTCAAGAGAGATACCACATTACAACTTTTCAATCATGTTGTCAACTTGTCACTCTCCCCCCACTTCAACAAAGAGACAGGTGTTTACAGAGTTCCTCATGACGGGATCTATCTGGTGTGTCTGATGGTGGAGAACTTAACGTCCAAGAGAGTTCAGCTCCATGTTTACCGTAAAACTAAATGTGGTCAGGAGACTCCACTTCTGTTCTCTCAGTCTTATGTTAAGAAGTGTACCTCCTACAGTGGTGTACCTGTACACATGCAGAAAGATGACGAGATGTACATTAAGTCAACTGAGGATTATACAGGTCTGAAATTGGGGAACAATTCATTCTTCTGGTGTGTACTCATCAAAAAGACCTGA
- the LOC129927675 gene encoding uncharacterized protein LOC129927675 isoform X3: MDETPTFSQFNQYLSNESSRCLQTCLDIAAGHSRFDEVRADISTMKLSQKTSEENFSVLSEKFEHLAQSLSKKIKYLERENRNQEQLIQELARKQTFTETENSLKFDDYQRELMAASDFIKVETEYLSEKVDKCEERNEAILGTQTFQNVEKKVSDLEEKILRFDSSTSTEAFCLQVKGMKKTDLKRDTTLQLFNHVVNLSLSPHFNKETGVYRVPHDGIYLVCLMVENLTSKRVQLHVYRKTKCGQETPLLFSQSYVKKCTSYSGVPVHMQKDDEMYIKSTEDYTGLKLGNNSFFWCVLIKKT; the protein is encoded by the exons ATGGACGAGACGCCAACGTTTTCCCAGTTCAATCAATATTTGAGCAATGAAAGCTCTCGCTGTCTTCAAACTTGTTTGGATATCGCAG CAGGCCACTCACGATTCGACGAAGTCCGCGCAGACATTTCAACAATGAAACTTTCTCAAAAGACTTCTGAAGAGAACTTTTCTGTTTTAAGTGAAAAATTTGAGCACCTAGCACAATCCCTttccaagaaaataaaatatttggaaaGAGAGAATAGAAACCAAGAACAATTAATTCAAGAGTTGGCCCGGAAACAAACATTTACTGAGACTGAGAATAGCTTGAAATTTGACGACTATCAGAGAGAACTTATGGCAGCCAGTGACTTCATCAAAGTAGAAACTGAATATTTGTCAGAGAAAGTGGATAAATGTGAAGAGAGAAATGAGGCAATTCTAGGGACTCAGACATTTCAGAATGTTGAAAAGAAAGTTTCAGATCTAGAAGAAAAA ATTCTCAGATTCg ACTCCTCTACAAGTACAGAAGCTTTTTGTCTGCAAGTGAAAGGAATGAAGAAGACAGATCTCAAGAGAGATACCACATTACAACTTTTCAATCATGTTGTCAACTTGTCACTCTCCCCCCACTTCAACAAAGAGACAGGTGTTTACAGAGTTCCTCATGACGGGATCTATCTGGTGTGTCTGATGGTGGAGAACTTAACGTCCAAGAGAGTTCAGCTCCATGTTTACCGTAAAACTAAATGTGGTCAGGAGACTCCACTTCTGTTCTCTCAGTCTTATGTTAAGAAGTGTACCTCCTACAGTGGTGTACCTGTACACATGCAGAAAGATGACGAGATGTACATTAAGTCAACTGAGGATTATACAGGTCTGAAATTGGGGAACAATTCATTCTTCTGGTGTGTACTCATCAAAAAGACCTGA